A region of the Pricia mediterranea genome:
GCATCAGGCTTTGGATGGCGCACCGACCCCTTCACCAAGGCGCGGAAGTTGCATCGAGGCATGGATTTTTCGGCCCCCAAAGGAAAACCGATTTACGCCACGGGGGATGGAAAGGTGATACGGGCCGACAACAATTCATCCGGTTACGGCAAGCACGTACGCATCGACCACGGATATGGCTACAAGACCCTCTACGCCCACATGAGCGCCTACAATGTTAAGCGCAATCAAAAGGTGAAACGCGGTGACCTCATCGGATTCGTGGGCAGTACCGGTCGCTCGGAGGCCCCACACGTACACTACGAAGTCTGGAAAGACGGGGAACGTATCAATCCCATTAACTTTTACTATGGCAGTTTGAGCGCGAAAGAATTCGAGAATATGTTAAAACATGCCCAGCAAGAAAATCAATCCCTAGATTAAACCATGCAAATAGAGCTTCCCGAAAAACGCTATTACGGTATCGGCGAGGTCGCCCGGGCCTTCGATGTGAATACCTCGCTCATCCGCTTTTGGGAGAAAGAGTTCGACGCCCTGAAGCCTAAGAAGAACGCCAAGGGAAACCGCAAGTTCACCCCCCAGGATATCGAAAACCTGAAACTTATCTATCATCTGGTCAAGGAGCGCGGCTTTACCCTCGAAGGTGCCAAACTGCACTTAAGGGAAAACCGTCAAAAAACGCTTCATACATTTGAGATTATCGATAAGCTCGAGCGCGTAAAGTCGGAACTGATCAAGATTAAGGAACAGCTTTAGAACAACGATTAACTTAGCAATTTAAACCACTGAAATGAAAAAAGGAATTATCGCATTAATTATCCTCGCCATAATCGGGTTTGCCGTATATCAATGGGCCGTTGGCTTCAACAACACCGCCGTTGAACTGGAGGCCGATGCCAAGACCGCTTGGTCGAACGTAGAAAGCGCCTATCAACGTCGTAACGACCTGATCGGCAACCTGGTCAAGACCGTACAGGGAGCGGCCGATTTCGAACGCGGTACCTTGACCGACGTTATCGAAGCCAGGGCCAAGGCCACCTCGACCTCAATCGATGCCGACAATCTGACCCCCCAGAACATGGAAGCTTTCCAGCAGGCCCAAAGCGGACTCACCGGCGCTTTGAGCAGGTTGATGGTCGTCGTGGAACGCTATCCGGAACTTAAGGCGAACCAAAATTTTCTCGAACTTCAGTCGCAACTGGAAGGCACCGAAAACCGCATTAACGTGGCCCGGGACCGCTTTAACCAAGAAGTCAACGAATACGACATCCATACCACCAAGTTTCCCGGCAAACTCTTGGCCGACACCTTCGGTTTTGAGGAAATGGCCCGCTATAGTGCCGATCCCGGTTCGGAAACGGCACCCGATGTGGACTTTGATTTTGAATAACGATCCAACCTCCTATCGACTTACGTCAATTTTTGAAACTATTTTATGTCAAGAGTAGAGGATTTCTTAACGGCTGAGGAAGAACAGGAAATCGTACAGGCCATTCTTACGGCCGAAAGGAAAACCTCGGGCGAAATCCGCGTCCATATCGAGGCCCATACCGAATTTGATCCTATGGACCGGGCCAAAGAAGTATTCCAGATGCTTAAAATGGGCAACACCAAGGAAGAGAACGGTGTGCTCATCTACGTCGCGGTCAACGATCGAAAGTTCTCCATCTACGGCGATCGGGGTATCGACAAGGTGGTGCCCGACGATTTTTGGGATTCCACCCGCGATGCCATTCAGGCACAATTCAAAAAAAACAGCTTCAAACAGGGCATTATCGACGGCATCCTGAAGGCCGGCAAGGAACTACAGGCCCATTTCCCTTGGCAATCCGACGACAAAAATGAACTCAGTGACGAAATCTCCAAGGGACGCTCATTATCATAAAATTCCATAAATGAGAATTTCATTTCCACCATACTTGAATTTATGGAATGCCAACGGTTTGATACAGGCTCTTTTGGTGCTCTTCCCCGCAGCGGAAAGCGGCCCCCATTACGTGAGGTCCTTCTTAAGGCGGGGGCTTTTGGTTCTTTTCTCCTTGTTCTGCGGAGGTATTTTCGCGCAGTTTCAAATTCCCGATAAGCCCAAGGAGGAAACCAGCGTTTACGACTTTATCGACCTGCTTCCCCAGGAACAGGAAGAGGCCTTGGAACAAAAACTCATCCGGTATTCCGACAGTACCTCTACCCAGATTGTAATGGCCCTTATTAGCTCCACCGAAGGAGAGGACATCAATTACCTCGGGGCCCAATGGGGCCAGAAATGGGGTATTGGCCAAGCGGACAAGGACAATGGTGTCTTAATACTACTGGCCAGGGATGACAGGCGTATCGCAATCAATACAGGCTACGGAACGGAAGGCGACCTGACCGATGCCATGTCCAAACGGATTATCGAGAAAATAATTCTACCCCAATTCAGGCAGGACAACTATTACGGGGGACTAAACGACGGTGCCGAGGCCATATTTGAGGTGTTGACCGGCCAGTTCGAAGAAGAACGGACTTTCGACGATAAAGGATCTGGTTTTCCATTCAGTTCCATCTTGCCCATTGTCATCTTCTTTGTTATCCTGATTATCCTATCCCGAAAAAATCGCAGGGGCGGCGGGAAAAATGGCGGGCGACGCTCTGGTGGACTGGATATTTGGGATATGATTATTCTTAGCAACATGGGTCGTAGCAGTGGCTCCGGCAGCTTTGGCGGTGGTGGGGGCTTTGGAGGCGGGGGCGGATTCAGTGGTGGCTTCGGCGGCGGTGGTTTTGGTGGCGGCGGTGCGTCGGGGGGGTGGTGATTACAAGGCAGTTTACCTCCCTCGAGAACTGTTCCGGCCCGGTTTCTTACCGCCAAACTGATCGAATTTAAAAGTGACGCTTCCCATAAAATAACGGGTCAGCACAGTACCCTGAAAATCCTGTATAAAATCTTCACCTGTAGTTCTTCTTACGTTGGTGTTCTGGTTCAAAAGGTCATAGGCCGATAGTTTGATCGTGGCCTTTTTGTCGAATACATCCAGCCCGAGGCTCATGTTCCAAAACAGTGCGTTCTTTCTGAAACCCGGGCCGACGTCGCCGTTGTAGGTATATCGGATATCATTGCCCCAGACGAGGTTCTCGGGCCAGTAGGTGGTCAACCTAAGGTTGAAATTTTGGGAAGTATATTTAATATCCTCTATGTTGTCCAAATTGTACTTGGTGCTGTTGAAAGAAATACCGTAGCCCGGTTCAAACTCCACCAATTCCCTATAATTAAGGGTGGTGGAAAAATAGGGCGATACATCGAAACTATTGGCCTTCAGTTCGATCCCGTTGGTAAAACTTACCTGTCGGCCGAAACTAAGACTGGGCCGCAAGTTGAACTTGGCCGAGAACACGCTATCTTTTTTTATTTCCCTGGAATAGCCAAAACCGGCATTCCCCCTGTAATTTCCATCTATGTTGGTATATCGGGTAGTTCTTAAAAAGTTTTCGTCGGTGGTGGATACGGCCGAAACGCGGTTTCTTTCTATGTCGATATTGGAATACACGTAGACCCCGGTACGTTCCTTCCAATTATAATCGTTGTAATTGAAGTTGATGCCATGATTGACCGCCGGCGATAGATCGGGATTGCCAATGACGATGTTCAAGGGATTGTTCACGTTGGGTACGGGTTGCAATTGGTTGACCGAAGGCAGATTTAACCGTGTACGATAACTCGCATAAAACCGCTTGTTCTTGCCCAGGGTATAGCGCAGTCCTCCCCTAAAGAGTAAATTTTTATAGGATCTGGAAAATGAAGTATTCTGCAGGAAATCACGGTTGTTCAGGTCTGTGAATCTATAGGAAGCCCCAAAACGCAGGTTCAGTTTTTCACCTCTTCTGCGAATACCTACGGAAGGGGTCTGCTGTACGCTCTTGAAATTAAAATCGGAACTCAAGGCCTCATTGAACAAGGTATACCCTTTATTGTCCATGTCAAAATCCATCACATCTTTGATGTTGTCCCGCTTATCGTTGCTATATTCGTATCCCAGGTCCAAGAACCATTTTTCCATCAGCGGTTGTCTATAGTCGACCTCCAATTCATAGGAATTTCTTTTGTTGCTTACTTCGGATAATTGATCTAAAATTTGCTCGTCGGGATTTTTCCCAAAAACTTCCCGTAATGAATTTAGGTTTGACAGGCTCTGATTTTCAACATTGGCATTCGAGAACGAAACGCTTACGAACCTGCCCAAGGTTCCGAATTTCTTGATGAGGTTGAAGCGGTTAGAAAAATTTCGCTGAAAGCCATCTTCCGTTCGTGTTCTATCGTTACGGTTGATCAGCTCACCATCATCATTGGTAGTCGAAGATGTGTTGACGCGCCGCGAGTTGGTCCGGTTGACGCTCATAGAAGGCTGTACGGAAATTCGAAGGGTCGAGTCGATATCGAACTCCAAATTGGCAGCGCCCCTGTTGGAATTGGTCGAGCCCGTAAAATTACTCTCGTTTTCGGAAAAGAACCTTCGGTCGGGCAGAATGTTCTCCCTACTGGTCTTTTGGTCGTTAAAGGAATCGCTGTAGCCGAAGAAGTAATTACCATCAATTTCATATTTACCTTTTTCTGCATTGGCGTAGCTGCCGCCCAGATTCGAGGAAGTGGTAATGCCGTTGCCGAAATTGTTGATAAGTCCCGCTTCTCTCGCACCGTCATACCCGCCACGGGTATTACCGACCATATCGTAGATTTCGTCAAAGGAAAACCCCGAATTATTGATGTTGTTGGAACTGGCAATAAAACTGACCCTTTCTTTATTGTTGAAATAGTTCAACAATCCATTGACTTGGTAGCGTTCATCGGTGCCGTAGCCGGCGGCCAGTCTACCGATGTAGCCTTTATTCTTATCCTTTTTGATGGTCAGGTTAATGGTCTTATTCTCGCCGTCGCCTTCCTCGCCGGTGAATTCTTGGATCTTAGTCTTGGTATCCGTGATCTGTATTTTGTCGATGACCTCTTTGGGAAGGCTTTTTGTTGCCACTTTAGGGTCGTTGCTGAAGAATACTTGTCCGTTGACCAATACTTTGTTGACCTCCTTGCCGTTAACGGTAATCTTGCCGTCGCTATCGACCCGTACCCCAGGTAATTTTTTGAGCATTTCCTCGACCGTGGCATCGGGACGGGTCTTGAAGGAATCGGCATTGAACTCCATCGTGTCCTTTTTTATGCTTATCGGCACCCGCTCCCCTACTACATTTACACCTTTTAGTTCACGCGCCTGTTCTTCCATATGAACCTTCCCCAATTTTATAAGCGGTTTTACATCTACCTTCATCCGCAAGGGCCTGTAGCCGTTGAAGGAAAAGAAAAGGTTCAGTTGCTTTAGATTCGTGCGGTCTTCCAGTTCAAAAAATCCGTTTCCATCCGATATCGTATAGGCAATCAGAGAACTGTCCCGGGGCGATTCGGCGTAAATCGTAGTTGCTTCCAAGGCTTCTTTCGATTGAACATCGATAAGGGTGCCCGTCACTTTGAATTCTTGGGCATGGGAAATGGAAAAAAGTAAAACACAGAGAAGGATACTCGGTAAAACTTTGGACATGAAATAGCTTGGTAATTGGATATTCGGAATGACCGCACTAAAATACAATAACAACTAAAGGGTTAGTTGGCGGTTAACAAAGGTTTAGGATTGTTAGGTGCTTTGGGGCTAGGTGTTAGGTGCTCGGTAGACGGTTCTTGGAGCTGGGTGTCCGGCGTCCTAAGTTACATCCTTAAGAACTGGATCTTGAAATGCAACTGTCAGGGGTTAGCTCAGATTGCCAAGTAAAAAAGTTTGAAAGCAGAAAGCGGTTATCCAGTACTGAGCCGATTCACTTCTTCCGCATAAACACCGTCACCGGGACTCCCGAAAAATCAAAATTTTCCCGCAGTTTATTCTCTAAAAACCGCTTATACGGCTCCCGGACGTACTGGGGCAGGTTGCAGAAGAACGCAAATTGCGGATAGGGCGTCGGCAGCTGGGTCACGTATTTGATCTTGACGTATTTATCCTTATACGCCGGCGGAGGGGTATGCTGTATAATCGGCAGCATCACATCGTTCAGCTTACGGGTCTTGATTTTTTTCGACCGATTTTTATAAACTTCCACGGCTGTTTCCAGGGCCTTGTAAATACGTTGTTTCGTTAGTACGGAAATAAAAATAATCGGGACATCGACAAACGGTTCGATACTCTGTTTAATGTCTTGCGTGTATTGCTTTAAGGTATTGGTTTCCTTGTTCTCAACCAGGTCCCATTTATTCACTAAAATGACCACACCCTTATTGTTACGCTGGGCCAACCAAAAAATATTGGCGACCTGCCCGTCAAACCCCCTGGTGGCATCGAACAGGATGAGACAGACGTCGCTGTGCTCAATAGCGCGGACGGAACGCATCACGGAATAGAACTCCAGATCTTCCTTCACTTTCGCCTTTCTTCGGATGCCCGCCGTATCGACCAGATTAAATTCGAACCCGAAGCGGTTGTACTTGGTGTCCATGCTATCACGGGTAGTTCCTGCAATATCGGTTACGATATAACGTTCCTGCCCGAGAAGAGCGTTGATAAACGACGATTTTCCGGCGTTGGGCCTTCCGACCACGGCAAACCGGGGCAGTTCGCTGTCATCCGCTTTCTTTTCCGGAAGCACCTCGACCAAGGCATCCAACAACTCCCCTGTACCGCTGCCGTTGATACTTGAAATACCATAATATTCCCCCAATCCCAAAGCATAGAACTCCACGGCATCGGCGGCGCGCTTGGCGTTATCGACCTTATTAATTGCCAATAGAACAGGTTTATCGACTCGGCGCAGCAATTTGGCGACATCTTCGTCCATACCGGTCACTCCGGTCTCCACATCCACCATAAAAATGATTGCATCGGCCTCTTCGATGGCCAGTTCGACCTGCTTGTCGATTTCCTTTTCGAACACATCATCACTGCCCACTACGTAACCGCCGGTATCGATCAAGGAGAAATCTTTTCCGTTCCAGTCGCTCTTGCCATAGTGGCGGTCCCGGGTCACCCCGCTAGCGGCATCGACAATGGCCTCCCGCCGTTGGATCAATCGATTAAAAAAAGTGGATTTCCCTACATTGGGACGTCCTACAATGGCAACTATTGCGCTCATGGCCGATGTTTTTGGGGAACAAATGTAAGGTTTATTGGTTTAGGAGTTGAAAAGTACCGGCGTTTAGTTAGACTATTACTTGAATGATGTCGAATAATCCGTGTTAAAGGGAAGCATGATTGTCGGGGCTGGTTCAAAATTCAAGTGTGCCAAAATACCTTCAAGATTCAGTCGTTAACCATTGTAACCAAATCGCCTTAACTGCCGGGCATCGCTGCGCCAGTTCTTGTTGACCTTGACGTAGAGTTCGATATGCACCTGTTTGCCAAAGAATTTCTCCAGGTCCTTCCGGGCCTCTACCCCTACCCTTTTCAGGGCGCTGCCCTTATGGCCGATAATAATGCCCTTTTGGGAATCCCGCTCGACCATGATGACGGAGCGGATGCGGATGATATCCTCATCCTCCAAAAATTCTTCCGTTTCGATTTCTACGGCATAGGGAATTTCCTTTTTATAATGTATTAGGATTTTCTCCCGGATGGTCTCGTTCACGAAAAAGCGTTCCGGTCGATCGGTCAACTGGTCCTTTGGATAGTACGCAGGACTTTCGGGAAGCAGTTCGATAATCCGCTGGAAAACATTCTTGATATTGAAATTCGTCAGCGCCGAAATGGGATGCAGTTCCACCGTAGGAAGCAATTCTTGCCAATATTCCGCCTGGTTTTCCAGAAGTTCCTGATCGGCGGTATCGACCTTGTTGAGCAGCAATAAAAC
Encoded here:
- a CDS encoding MerR family transcriptional regulator — its product is MQIELPEKRYYGIGEVARAFDVNTSLIRFWEKEFDALKPKKNAKGNRKFTPQDIENLKLIYHLVKERGFTLEGAKLHLRENRQKTLHTFEIIDKLERVKSELIKIKEQL
- a CDS encoding LemA family protein — encoded protein: MKKGIIALIILAIIGFAVYQWAVGFNNTAVELEADAKTAWSNVESAYQRRNDLIGNLVKTVQGAADFERGTLTDVIEARAKATSTSIDADNLTPQNMEAFQQAQSGLTGALSRLMVVVERYPELKANQNFLELQSQLEGTENRINVARDRFNQEVNEYDIHTTKFPGKLLADTFGFEEMARYSADPGSETAPDVDFDFE
- a CDS encoding TPM domain-containing protein; translation: MSRVEDFLTAEEEQEIVQAILTAERKTSGEIRVHIEAHTEFDPMDRAKEVFQMLKMGNTKEENGVLIYVAVNDRKFSIYGDRGIDKVVPDDFWDSTRDAIQAQFKKNSFKQGIIDGILKAGKELQAHFPWQSDDKNELSDEISKGRSLS
- a CDS encoding TPM domain-containing protein translates to MRISFPPYLNLWNANGLIQALLVLFPAAESGPHYVRSFLRRGLLVLFSLFCGGIFAQFQIPDKPKEETSVYDFIDLLPQEQEEALEQKLIRYSDSTSTQIVMALISSTEGEDINYLGAQWGQKWGIGQADKDNGVLILLARDDRRIAINTGYGTEGDLTDAMSKRIIEKIILPQFRQDNYYGGLNDGAEAIFEVLTGQFEEERTFDDKGSGFPFSSILPIVIFFVILIILSRKNRRGGGKNGGRRSGGLDIWDMIILSNMGRSSGSGSFGGGGGFGGGGGFSGGFGGGGFGGGGASGGW
- a CDS encoding outer membrane beta-barrel protein; the protein is MSKVLPSILLCVLLFSISHAQEFKVTGTLIDVQSKEALEATTIYAESPRDSSLIAYTISDGNGFFELEDRTNLKQLNLFFSFNGYRPLRMKVDVKPLIKLGKVHMEEQARELKGVNVVGERVPISIKKDTMEFNADSFKTRPDATVEEMLKKLPGVRVDSDGKITVNGKEVNKVLVNGQVFFSNDPKVATKSLPKEVIDKIQITDTKTKIQEFTGEEGDGENKTINLTIKKDKNKGYIGRLAAGYGTDERYQVNGLLNYFNNKERVSFIASSNNINNSGFSFDEIYDMVGNTRGGYDGAREAGLINNFGNGITTSSNLGGSYANAEKGKYEIDGNYFFGYSDSFNDQKTSRENILPDRRFFSENESNFTGSTNSNRGAANLEFDIDSTLRISVQPSMSVNRTNSRRVNTSSTTNDDGELINRNDRTRTEDGFQRNFSNRFNLIKKFGTLGRFVSVSFSNANVENQSLSNLNSLREVFGKNPDEQILDQLSEVSNKRNSYELEVDYRQPLMEKWFLDLGYEYSNDKRDNIKDVMDFDMDNKGYTLFNEALSSDFNFKSVQQTPSVGIRRRGEKLNLRFGASYRFTDLNNRDFLQNTSFSRSYKNLLFRGGLRYTLGKNKRFYASYRTRLNLPSVNQLQPVPNVNNPLNIVIGNPDLSPAVNHGINFNYNDYNWKERTGVYVYSNIDIERNRVSAVSTTDENFLRTTRYTNIDGNYRGNAGFGYSREIKKDSVFSAKFNLRPSLSFGRQVSFTNGIELKANSFDVSPYFSTTLNYRELVEFEPGYGISFNSTKYNLDNIEDIKYTSQNFNLRLTTYWPENLVWGNDIRYTYNGDVGPGFRKNALFWNMSLGLDVFDKKATIKLSAYDLLNQNTNVRRTTGEDFIQDFQGTVLTRYFMGSVTFKFDQFGGKKPGRNSSRGR
- the der gene encoding ribosome biogenesis GTPase Der; amino-acid sequence: MSAIVAIVGRPNVGKSTFFNRLIQRREAIVDAASGVTRDRHYGKSDWNGKDFSLIDTGGYVVGSDDVFEKEIDKQVELAIEEADAIIFMVDVETGVTGMDEDVAKLLRRVDKPVLLAINKVDNAKRAADAVEFYALGLGEYYGISSINGSGTGELLDALVEVLPEKKADDSELPRFAVVGRPNAGKSSFINALLGQERYIVTDIAGTTRDSMDTKYNRFGFEFNLVDTAGIRRKAKVKEDLEFYSVMRSVRAIEHSDVCLILFDATRGFDGQVANIFWLAQRNNKGVVILVNKWDLVENKETNTLKQYTQDIKQSIEPFVDVPIIFISVLTKQRIYKALETAVEVYKNRSKKIKTRKLNDVMLPIIQHTPPPAYKDKYVKIKYVTQLPTPYPQFAFFCNLPQYVREPYKRFLENKLRENFDFSGVPVTVFMRKK
- the era gene encoding GTPase Era, producing the protein MDKQHKAGFVNIIGNPNVGKSTLMNAFVGEKLSIITSKAQTTRHRILGIVNGDDFQMILSDTPGIIKPAYELQSSMMDFVKSAFEDADVLLYMVEIGEKALKDERFFDRIKNSKVPVLLLLNKVDTADQELLENQAEYWQELLPTVELHPISALTNFNIKNVFQRIIELLPESPAYYPKDQLTDRPERFFVNETIREKILIHYKKEIPYAVEIETEEFLEDEDIIRIRSVIMVERDSQKGIIIGHKGSALKRVGVEARKDLEKFFGKQVHIELYVKVNKNWRSDARQLRRFGYNG